The stretch of DNA TGAGCACGTACAGGATTTCCCAGCTCGCGGAGCTCTCCGCGGTGCCGGCCACGACCCTGCGGTTCTACGAGACCGCGGGCCTGTTGCCCGCGGCGCGGACCGCGTCGGGTTACCGGGTCTACGACGACGCCGCGGTGGACCGGTTGGAGTTCATCTCCTCGGCGAAACATCTCGGGCTGCCGCTCGAGGAAATCCGGGAGCTGCTCGAGGTGTGGGAACAGGGGGTCTGCGCGCACGTGCGGCAGCGGATGCTGCCGATGATCACCGACCGCATCACCGATGCGGACCGCCGGATCGCCGAACTCTCCGCGTTCTCGGCGCACCTGACCCGGGTCCGCACCGAACTGTCGCAGCCGCCGCCGGCGGGGGCCTGCGGACCCGACTGCGGCTGCCTTTCCACCGCCCCGGCGGCACCGGTCGCGGTCGCCTTCACCCGGACCCGACCCGACCCGGTACCGAAGAGCGACGGCAGACCGGAGATGCCGGTGGCCTGCACCCTGGGCGGTGACGAGCAGGGCGAGCGGATCCAGCAGTGGCGGCAGGTGCTGGACTCGGCGACAGGCCGTGAGGACATCGACGGCGGGCTCCGGCTGCGGTTCCCCGCCGACCCGGACCTGGTCGCCGACGTGGCGCGCCTCGCCGCGGCCGAGCAGGGCTGCTGCGCGTTCTTCGACTTCACGATGCAGCTGACTCCCGATGCCCTGGTGTTGAGTGTGCGCGCCCCCGGGGCGGCCGAGCCGCTGGTGACCGAGTTGTTCGGAGTGCGGGCATGACGGCGACCGGCCGACCCGGGGCCGCGCGGTGGAAGGCAGTCGGGGTGGGCGGCGCCGCGGTCGGGGCGTGCGCGGTGTGCTGCGCGGGACCGATCCTGTCGGTCCTGGGCGGACTGACAGCGGCGTTCGCGCTCGGGGCGCTGTGGGTGCCTGCCCTGGCCGTGGTGGCGCTCGTCGCCGCAGTCGCACTGGGCTGGACGCTCCGTCGTCGACGCTCCGCACCCGCGTCCTGCCCGCCCGCGCCGGCCGCGGATCTGCCGATGCCCACAATTCCCGGCGCCCTGGAGGAGCGGACCGCACCCGAGCCACGATGACCGGTCGC from Rhodococcus opacus B4 encodes:
- a CDS encoding MerR family transcriptional regulator; this translates as MSTYRISQLAELSAVPATTLRFYETAGLLPAARTASGYRVYDDAAVDRLEFISSAKHLGLPLEEIRELLEVWEQGVCAHVRQRMLPMITDRITDADRRIAELSAFSAHLTRVRTELSQPPPAGACGPDCGCLSTAPAAPVAVAFTRTRPDPVPKSDGRPEMPVACTLGGDEQGERIQQWRQVLDSATGREDIDGGLRLRFPADPDLVADVARLAAAEQGCCAFFDFTMQLTPDALVLSVRAPGAAEPLVTELFGVRA